One genomic segment of Paenibacillus xylanexedens includes these proteins:
- a CDS encoding ABC transporter ATP-binding protein: protein MTVAGFIGRLFRFRPLLFIINGLLWCIFHSLPLAIGIGMQWFFDRTTAGSTDYMWLAVPLIFIALVRMARVGTFFVAFYAWVTYLYHVQAILRTNMLAAIMRWPGRNLPASPGEAMSRFRDDVDEVVEYVESWVDFWGRLVFAVVSIVIMANINWQITLVAVLPLVVVTLLNNLSGNRARKYAQVNRESTGRITSFIAETFGAVQALKLGQAEENVSSRFNQLNEDRRQAALRDNLFKQWMRSMNQHVLSICTGLILLMCAAEMKAGNFTVGDFALFTSYLANIGFSISLFGYMVFQHKRLKVSYDRMRKLFRPGEEDQIMDSREIYLYKDPPELVSEQRDPKEKLQSLEVNKLTYQYPNSANGIEEISFRLERGQFLVITGRIGSGKSTLVRTLLGLLPKQKGDIHWNGEAVDPATFLMPPRAAYTPQVPRLFSDTLKENIVQGKQGNTEQALEKAIRLAVMEKDIKHLDQGLETPVGPRGVMLSGGQIQRAATGRMLMTEADLFIFDDLSSALDVETEQQVWEGMFQEPDVTCIAVSHRRAALSKADHIIVMKDGRIEAEGSLAELLATNEEMQLLWQGEQTPAKVG from the coding sequence ATGACTGTAGCAGGATTTATAGGCCGTTTGTTTCGATTCAGGCCTTTGTTGTTTATAATCAACGGATTGTTATGGTGTATATTTCATTCCTTGCCGTTAGCTATTGGTATTGGGATGCAGTGGTTTTTTGATCGGACAACAGCGGGTTCTACTGACTACATGTGGCTTGCTGTGCCGCTTATCTTTATTGCTTTAGTCCGAATGGCACGGGTAGGCACATTTTTTGTAGCCTTTTATGCATGGGTCACGTATCTGTATCATGTTCAGGCGATTTTGCGAACCAACATGCTCGCAGCAATCATGCGCTGGCCTGGGCGTAATCTTCCGGCTTCACCAGGGGAGGCGATGAGTCGCTTTCGGGATGATGTCGATGAAGTCGTCGAGTATGTAGAATCATGGGTGGACTTCTGGGGACGACTCGTATTTGCTGTTGTGTCTATCGTCATTATGGCAAACATTAATTGGCAGATCACATTGGTTGCCGTGTTACCATTGGTGGTTGTGACTTTACTTAACAATCTGTCCGGAAATCGGGCTCGGAAGTATGCACAGGTTAATCGTGAATCGACTGGGCGAATTACCAGTTTTATTGCGGAAACGTTTGGAGCAGTGCAAGCCCTGAAACTGGGTCAGGCCGAAGAGAATGTCTCTTCACGTTTCAACCAGTTGAATGAAGATCGTCGCCAGGCTGCACTTCGAGACAATCTGTTCAAGCAGTGGATGAGATCGATGAATCAGCATGTTCTAAGTATCTGTACCGGATTGATTCTACTGATGTGTGCAGCTGAGATGAAAGCAGGTAACTTTACCGTAGGTGATTTTGCCTTATTCACCAGTTATCTGGCCAATATCGGATTTAGCATTTCACTGTTTGGTTATATGGTGTTTCAGCACAAAAGGCTCAAGGTATCGTATGATCGTATGCGTAAGCTATTCCGCCCGGGGGAAGAAGACCAGATCATGGATTCGAGAGAAATCTATCTGTATAAAGATCCGCCGGAGCTTGTAAGTGAACAGAGGGACCCTAAGGAGAAGCTGCAATCTCTTGAGGTGAATAAGCTGACTTATCAATATCCGAATTCTGCAAATGGCATAGAAGAGATCAGTTTCCGACTGGAACGTGGACAATTTCTTGTTATTACAGGACGGATTGGATCAGGTAAATCAACGCTGGTACGAACACTTCTTGGACTGTTACCCAAGCAAAAAGGGGACATTCACTGGAATGGAGAAGCTGTTGATCCAGCCACGTTCCTGATGCCGCCTAGAGCCGCATATACCCCGCAAGTGCCAAGACTGTTCAGTGATACGTTGAAAGAAAATATCGTCCAAGGCAAACAGGGGAACACCGAGCAAGCGCTTGAAAAAGCCATTCGTCTGGCTGTGATGGAGAAGGATATCAAACATCTGGATCAGGGGCTTGAGACCCCGGTTGGTCCAAGAGGGGTGATGCTGTCAGGCGGGCAGATTCAGCGCGCGGCCACAGGACGCATGTTAATGACGGAAGCGGACCTGTTTATCTTTGACGATCTGTCCAGTGCACTGGATGTGGAGACAGAACAACAAGTATGGGAAGGGATGTTCCAAGAGCCGGATGTCACCTGCATCGCAGTTTCTCACCGCAGGGCAGCACTTTCCAAAGCAGATCATATTATCGTGATGAAAGATGGACGCATTGAAGCTGAGGGAAGCTTGGCCGAATTGCTTGCCACCAATGAAGAGATGCAGTTGCTGTGGCAAGGGGAGCAAACTCCCGCCAAAGTTGGTTAG
- the cyoE gene encoding heme o synthase, whose product MKTLNNGSQTNISLEYSSIPKVFFDTIKIGIIKSNLIAMFAGLSLALYVFDASILANIVPIILSFIGSSLIIGAAGVFNNLYDRDIDAIMERTKKRPTVTGRVDTKSGLILGIAITIIGGIMLYIASPSAAVFGILGLLLYVFPYTMWTKRTTIYNTEVGSLSGAVPPLIGWAAISPELGHFEIWALVVTMLLWQMPHFYGIAIRRFDEYKAAGVPMLPVVKGIRRTYIQTNVYLVLLLISSFLFWPMSPFVAIVAFLVSLAWLILSVATFDKKETEKWSKRMFIFSINHITIIFLVIIAYSLIAQMMR is encoded by the coding sequence TTGAAAACATTGAACAATGGTTCACAGACCAATATCAGCCTGGAGTATAGCTCGATTCCGAAAGTATTCTTCGATACGATCAAAATCGGAATCATCAAGTCCAACCTGATCGCCATGTTTGCGGGTTTAAGTTTGGCTTTATATGTATTTGATGCTTCAATCTTAGCTAATATTGTACCAATCATCCTGTCCTTTATTGGGTCTTCTCTCATTATTGGAGCTGCAGGGGTGTTTAACAACTTGTATGATCGTGATATTGATGCGATCATGGAACGTACGAAGAAACGTCCTACGGTTACGGGACGCGTAGATACCAAGTCGGGTCTGATTCTCGGTATTGCAATCACCATCATCGGGGGCATCATGTTGTACATCGCTTCCCCATCCGCTGCTGTATTTGGTATTTTGGGTCTGTTGCTTTACGTGTTCCCTTACACGATGTGGACCAAACGTACAACGATCTACAACACGGAAGTGGGAAGTCTTTCGGGTGCTGTGCCTCCACTCATCGGTTGGGCAGCCATTTCACCGGAACTGGGTCATTTCGAGATCTGGGCATTGGTCGTTACGATGCTCTTATGGCAAATGCCTCACTTCTACGGGATTGCGATTCGTCGTTTTGACGAATACAAAGCTGCTGGTGTTCCCATGCTACCCGTTGTTAAAGGAATCAGACGGACATACATTCAGACAAATGTGTATCTGGTACTGTTACTGATCTCCAGCTTTTTATTCTGGCCGATGAGTCCATTTGTCGCTATTGTGGCATTTCTGGTTAGCTTGGCTTGGCTCATTCTTAGTGTGGCTACCTTTGATAAGAAAGAAACAGAGAAATGGTCCAAACGGATGTTTATCTTCTCCATTAACCATATCACTATTATCTTCCTGGTCATCATTGCGTATTCCTTGATCGCTCAAATGATGAGATAA
- a CDS encoding NAD(P)/FAD-dependent oxidoreductase — protein sequence MNQLLDVLIIGGGPAGLNAALVLGRARKNVVVIDDETPRNWVTRETHGFVTRDGASPREFRKAAKEQIEAYPSVQFASDTATAITGSDGDFVVKTTQGVNYRTKKILFAVGKKDLPLDINGLTEVYGKSAFVCPYCDGWELRDQALVIIVSGDKALHMAKVISGWTAQYTICTNGSNYLTDEQREELKRHNVTVFDAPIQSINSEEGMVHQVVLNDGTAIPCTGVFFQPKLFTGSELPKAIGCEITESGTVIVDASGKTSVAGVYSAGDAASEMYQAITAASLGALSAVSINNELNFEKWDEPSHR from the coding sequence ATGAATCAACTCTTGGATGTACTTATTATTGGTGGAGGACCAGCGGGGCTTAATGCAGCCCTAGTGCTTGGCAGGGCCCGCAAGAACGTCGTGGTCATTGATGATGAGACACCGCGTAACTGGGTTACAAGGGAGACTCATGGGTTTGTGACAAGAGATGGGGCAAGTCCACGTGAATTCCGGAAAGCTGCCAAAGAACAGATTGAAGCGTATCCCTCAGTCCAATTTGCATCCGATACGGCAACAGCGATAACAGGTAGCGACGGTGATTTTGTAGTTAAGACTACTCAAGGGGTAAACTATCGCACGAAAAAGATTTTGTTTGCAGTAGGTAAGAAAGATCTGCCTCTAGATATTAACGGATTAACAGAAGTTTACGGTAAAAGTGCGTTTGTGTGTCCATATTGTGATGGATGGGAGTTAAGAGACCAAGCGCTGGTCATCATCGTTAGTGGAGATAAGGCATTACATATGGCAAAAGTCATATCCGGTTGGACAGCACAATATACGATCTGTACGAATGGATCAAATTACTTAACCGATGAGCAGCGTGAAGAGCTGAAGCGGCATAATGTTACTGTATTCGATGCACCGATTCAATCCATTAACTCTGAAGAAGGAATGGTACATCAAGTTGTGCTAAATGACGGTACAGCGATTCCATGCACAGGAGTTTTCTTCCAACCGAAACTGTTTACCGGATCAGAACTGCCAAAGGCCATCGGTTGTGAAATTACAGAGTCGGGGACGGTTATCGTTGATGCTTCCGGCAAAACATCTGTAGCGGGTGTATACAGTGCTGGTGATGCAGCATCCGAGATGTATCAGGCAATCACGGCTGCGTCTCTGGGGGCATTGTCTGCTGTAAGCATTAATAATGAATTGAATTTCGAGAAGTGGGATGAGCCAAGTCATCGTTAG
- a CDS encoding bifunctional cytochrome P450/NADPH--P450 reductase, with protein sequence MSDATSIPQPKMYGPLGNLPLIDKDKPTLSLGVLAEQHGPIYRLTVPGYSGLIISGPDLVAELCDVSRFDKFVYNELENVRAFGGDGLFTSRTSEPNWKKAHNILLPTFSKQAMKGYHSMMIDIADQLINKWARLNSNDTIDVADDMTRLTLDTIGLCGFNYRFNSFYRQDHSPFIESMVRALNEAMQKSSRLKIQNLLMVKTKRQFHEDIQTMFSLVDQIIEERKASSAPEEVDLLARMLNGKDPETGEMLDDENIRYQIITFLIAGHETTSGLLSFALYFLLKNPESLQKAYDEVDQILVSDSPQYEEILQLSYIRMILSESLRLWPTAPGFDVYAKEDTVIGGKYPLKKGESCSILLPQLHRDREAWGEDAELFRPERFEDTAKVPHHAYKPFGNGERACIGMQFALYEATLVLGMVLKHFELIDYSNYELDVKQTLTLKPGDFRIQVKAREVSQKMNKSTVSAKEKPAPVVHKNIASESQREEILAVEADGKPSLLVLYGSNLGTAEGIARELVEKGRSYGIPSEAATLNEWVGRIPRQGVVLIVTASYNGKPPQNATAFVDWLKGTESEEAKDVNYAVLGCGDRSWSGTYQSIPRWIDERLEELGGKRLLSRGEADAGGDMEKQVEAWQHMLWPQVLSVLGISEEAIKSSKPSASRLQMEFVREKTDMPLARTYDASYVTVVVNKELQALGSGRSTRHIEVLLPEGMSYREGDHLGVLPSNQKQNVDRILSRFGLRGDTPIQLTSDVSHLTHLPLNRPVKIHELLAYCVELQTPVSRTQLQELANHTVCPPHKRELEGMLDENSYKDDILANRITMLDLLEKYEACELPFERFLELLPPLKPRYYSISSSPSLNSEQASITVSVVREPAWSGKGEYLGVASSYLAGCSSGEDILMFVRTPESEFHLSEEVDVPMIMVGPGTGVAPFRGFLQARAVMKQRGLQLSEAHLFFGCRNDSDFIYRQELEQYEREGIVKLHTAFSRADGKPKTYVQHLMKENSKQLIHMLMSKGKLYVCGDGSQMAPAVEETLRQAYQEVQGATMQQAKDWLIQLQAGGRYVQDVWAGNKRTGETPKTVHEEVH encoded by the coding sequence ATGAGTGATGCAACTTCCATTCCACAGCCCAAAATGTATGGACCACTTGGCAATCTGCCCTTAATTGATAAAGATAAACCCACGTTGTCGCTAGGCGTTCTAGCTGAACAGCATGGACCGATATATCGACTTACGGTTCCCGGTTATTCCGGTTTAATCATATCTGGGCCAGATCTTGTCGCGGAGTTATGCGATGTCTCCCGTTTTGATAAGTTTGTATATAATGAACTCGAAAACGTACGTGCCTTTGGAGGCGATGGTTTATTTACAAGCAGAACATCGGAGCCCAATTGGAAAAAGGCCCATAACATTCTGCTTCCCACCTTCAGCAAGCAGGCCATGAAAGGTTATCATTCCATGATGATTGATATTGCCGATCAATTGATCAACAAGTGGGCACGCCTCAATTCCAATGATACGATTGATGTTGCGGACGATATGACACGCCTTACGTTGGATACCATTGGACTATGTGGATTCAATTATCGGTTTAACAGTTTTTATAGACAGGACCACAGTCCTTTTATTGAAAGCATGGTTCGGGCATTAAATGAAGCAATGCAGAAGAGTTCACGTTTGAAAATTCAGAATCTGCTTATGGTGAAAACCAAACGACAGTTCCACGAGGATATTCAGACGATGTTCTCTCTGGTAGATCAGATTATAGAGGAACGTAAAGCGAGTTCAGCACCCGAAGAGGTTGACTTGCTCGCACGTATGCTGAATGGCAAAGATCCGGAGACTGGAGAAATGCTGGATGATGAGAACATCCGTTATCAGATTATTACGTTTCTCATTGCCGGACATGAAACAACGAGTGGTTTGTTATCTTTTGCTCTTTACTTTCTACTGAAAAATCCGGAATCGCTTCAAAAGGCGTATGACGAGGTGGATCAGATATTGGTCAGTGACTCACCACAGTACGAGGAAATTCTTCAGCTTTCCTATATTCGCATGATTCTCAGTGAATCACTACGTCTGTGGCCAACAGCCCCGGGATTTGATGTATATGCCAAAGAAGACACCGTCATAGGTGGCAAATATCCCTTGAAGAAAGGGGAGAGTTGCAGTATTCTTTTGCCCCAGCTTCACCGTGACAGAGAGGCATGGGGAGAGGATGCGGAGCTTTTCCGTCCGGAGCGATTTGAAGATACGGCGAAAGTGCCTCATCATGCGTATAAACCTTTTGGTAATGGGGAGAGAGCATGTATAGGCATGCAGTTTGCTTTATATGAAGCAACACTTGTGCTTGGCATGGTCCTCAAACATTTTGAGCTGATCGATTATAGCAACTATGAGTTGGATGTTAAACAGACACTGACATTGAAGCCGGGAGACTTCCGGATCCAGGTGAAAGCGCGCGAAGTGTCACAAAAGATGAATAAGTCGACCGTATCTGCGAAAGAGAAACCTGCTCCTGTTGTTCATAAAAATATAGCAAGTGAAAGCCAGAGGGAAGAAATCCTGGCCGTTGAAGCAGATGGTAAGCCTTCGCTCCTGGTGTTATATGGTTCCAATCTGGGAACGGCAGAAGGCATTGCCCGAGAGCTTGTGGAAAAAGGGCGTTCGTATGGAATCCCAAGTGAAGCAGCCACTCTGAATGAGTGGGTTGGCCGCATTCCCCGCCAAGGTGTCGTTCTCATCGTCACAGCTTCGTATAACGGTAAACCTCCGCAAAATGCTACGGCATTTGTAGACTGGTTAAAGGGAACAGAGTCAGAGGAAGCAAAGGATGTAAACTATGCCGTTCTGGGTTGTGGAGATCGGAGTTGGTCCGGGACGTACCAGAGCATTCCTCGATGGATAGATGAGAGGCTTGAAGAATTGGGAGGTAAAAGACTGTTATCCCGCGGTGAAGCCGATGCCGGAGGTGATATGGAGAAACAAGTCGAGGCGTGGCAGCATATGTTGTGGCCACAGGTGTTGAGTGTCTTAGGGATTAGCGAGGAAGCAATCAAATCCTCCAAGCCAAGCGCCAGCAGACTTCAAATGGAGTTTGTCCGCGAGAAGACGGATATGCCACTTGCACGAACTTATGATGCCAGCTATGTCACGGTTGTAGTTAATAAAGAGCTTCAGGCGCTGGGAAGTGGAAGAAGCACGCGTCACATCGAAGTGTTACTGCCTGAAGGCATGAGTTATAGAGAAGGCGACCATCTCGGCGTGTTGCCTAGCAATCAGAAGCAGAATGTAGATCGGATACTCAGTCGGTTCGGACTACGTGGGGATACTCCGATCCAATTAACTTCGGACGTCAGCCATCTTACACACCTACCACTGAACAGACCCGTCAAGATTCATGAGTTGCTCGCTTATTGTGTGGAATTGCAGACACCAGTCTCCAGAACACAGTTGCAGGAGTTAGCTAATCATACGGTATGTCCACCTCATAAGCGTGAACTGGAAGGCATGTTGGACGAAAATAGCTACAAGGATGATATTCTTGCCAATCGAATCACCATGTTGGACCTGCTAGAAAAGTATGAGGCGTGTGAACTGCCATTCGAAAGGTTCCTTGAACTATTGCCTCCACTCAAGCCCAGATATTATTCAATATCCAGCTCGCCAAGCCTGAATTCCGAGCAAGCAAGCATAACCGTATCGGTAGTAAGAGAGCCTGCATGGAGTGGTAAGGGCGAATATCTGGGAGTTGCTTCATCGTACCTCGCTGGTTGTTCATCCGGAGAAGATATTCTGATGTTTGTACGTACACCTGAATCCGAATTTCATCTGTCCGAAGAGGTTGATGTTCCAATGATCATGGTGGGACCGGGGACGGGTGTTGCACCATTCAGAGGTTTCCTCCAGGCGAGAGCGGTCATGAAACAGAGAGGTTTGCAACTGAGTGAAGCGCATTTATTCTTTGGGTGCAGGAATGATTCAGATTTCATATATCGTCAGGAGCTTGAGCAATACGAAAGGGAAGGGATCGTTAAGCTACACACTGCTTTTTCTCGTGCGGATGGCAAGCCCAAAACGTATGTACAGCATCTAATGAAAGAGAATTCCAAACAGTTAATTCACATGCTGATGAGCAAAGGAAAACTCTACGTATGCGGGGATGGAAGCCAGATGGCACCTGCGGTAGAAGAGACTTTGCGGCAAGCATATCAGGAGGTGCAGGGAGCAACGATGCAGCAAGCGAAGGACTGGCTCATTCAGCTTCAGGCCGGAGGACGCTACGTGCAAGACGTGTGGGCAGGTAATAAACGAACAGGTGAAACTCCTAAAACTGTGCATGAGGAGGTACATTAA
- a CDS encoding TetR/AcrR family transcriptional regulator yields MSEKSNARESIVSTAARLFFSQGYHATGLNQIIKESSTPKGSLYHYFPQGKEELAHECIQKANEQILQTFEKTFAAHDNTGDAIQRFIHDLAHETEAAGFTGFLPFSFWAAVETSCISQQLRIACQGVFADWQDVIKKHLILDGVGEEKARETALLIISLMEGALIISLTNQDKQPLLTAAEYLSVVTKNAKQIQ; encoded by the coding sequence TTGAGTGAAAAGTCTAATGCTAGAGAGTCTATTGTCAGCACAGCAGCGAGACTGTTTTTTTCACAAGGATATCATGCGACCGGTCTGAATCAGATCATCAAAGAGAGTAGTACGCCGAAAGGGTCGTTGTATCATTATTTCCCGCAAGGCAAGGAAGAGCTCGCGCACGAGTGTATTCAAAAAGCCAATGAACAAATCTTGCAGACATTTGAGAAAACATTTGCAGCCCACGACAATACGGGGGATGCCATTCAGAGATTTATTCATGATTTGGCTCATGAAACAGAAGCAGCCGGGTTTACCGGATTTCTGCCATTCAGCTTCTGGGCAGCTGTGGAGACATCGTGTATTAGTCAGCAGTTGCGTATTGCATGTCAGGGTGTATTTGCAGATTGGCAGGATGTCATTAAGAAACATCTGATTCTGGATGGCGTTGGTGAAGAGAAGGCGCGGGAGACGGCACTTCTGATCATTTCTTTGATGGAGGGAGCACTGATTATCAGCCTGACGAATCAGGATAAACAGCCTCTGCTGACGGCTGCTGAGTATTTGTCGGTTGTGACGAAGAACGCCAAACAGATTCAATAA
- a CDS encoding DHA2 family efflux MFS transporter permease subunit, with translation MKAGSAQNQQETKQYKVFPILFAMLLSGFIGLFGETALNVALTPLMALLEVGPTTIQWLTTGYLLVLGILVPVSGMLLQWFTTRQLFTTSLIFSIAGTFVAALAPSFEILLVARVLQAIGTALLLPLMFNTILVIFPIEKRGAAMGLIGLVIMFAPASGPSISGLILANLSWHWIFWISLPFFIISLVCGLLFLPNISKLTKPKIDVLSIILSTLGFGGIVYGFSSAGGHGETGGGWTSPVVVATLVIGVLSLLLFSIRQLRMKQPMMDLRAFKYPMFTIGLILIFICMMMMLSSMLILPMYLQQGMAVTALTAGLVLLPGSLLNGLLSPVMGRLFDKFGPKWLVIIGLAVVTVVLFMYTGITPTTTLAKIITLHVFMMVGISMIMMPAQTNGLNQLPREYYPHGTAIMNTLQQVSGAIGTAVAVSILSAGQSRFLSGVANPESPENQLAGFTSGVQNAFVFALVLSIIGLITSLFVKRVKVGSTPGQQGPMH, from the coding sequence ATGAAGGCTGGTTCTGCACAGAATCAACAAGAAACAAAGCAATACAAGGTATTTCCGATTTTGTTCGCGATGCTGCTGAGCGGCTTTATTGGTCTGTTTGGAGAAACGGCATTAAACGTGGCATTGACGCCACTTATGGCTCTACTGGAAGTAGGTCCTACAACGATTCAATGGTTAACTACAGGTTACTTGCTTGTGTTGGGAATCCTGGTACCGGTATCCGGTATGCTGTTGCAGTGGTTTACCACTAGACAGTTGTTTACAACATCTTTGATTTTCTCGATTGCAGGAACATTTGTTGCTGCACTTGCACCTAGCTTCGAAATTCTGTTGGTGGCACGGGTACTGCAGGCGATAGGTACAGCGCTATTGTTGCCACTGATGTTTAACACCATATTGGTTATTTTCCCGATTGAAAAACGTGGTGCTGCCATGGGATTGATTGGTTTGGTTATCATGTTTGCACCAGCAAGCGGTCCGAGTATCTCCGGTCTGATTCTGGCTAATCTGAGCTGGCATTGGATCTTCTGGATCTCCTTGCCGTTCTTCATTATCTCACTGGTATGCGGCTTGTTGTTCTTGCCAAATATTTCGAAATTGACCAAGCCCAAAATTGACGTACTGTCCATTATCCTTTCTACCCTTGGTTTTGGTGGTATCGTATACGGCTTCAGTAGTGCAGGGGGACATGGAGAAACTGGTGGAGGCTGGACGAGTCCGGTCGTTGTTGCCACTCTCGTTATTGGTGTGTTGTCCTTGCTGTTATTCAGTATCCGTCAGTTGAGAATGAAACAGCCAATGATGGATTTGCGAGCGTTCAAATATCCGATGTTTACGATTGGCTTGATCCTGATATTCATCTGTATGATGATGATGCTGTCATCCATGCTGATCCTGCCAATGTATCTGCAACAAGGTATGGCCGTTACCGCGTTAACTGCCGGACTGGTTCTATTGCCGGGTAGTTTGCTGAATGGTTTACTGTCTCCGGTCATGGGCCGACTGTTTGACAAGTTTGGTCCGAAGTGGCTTGTGATTATTGGTCTGGCTGTCGTGACGGTTGTACTCTTCATGTACACTGGAATTACACCTACAACAACACTGGCAAAAATCATTACGCTGCATGTGTTCATGATGGTCGGAATCTCGATGATTATGATGCCTGCACAGACGAATGGTCTGAACCAATTGCCACGTGAGTATTATCCTCACGGTACTGCCATCATGAATACGTTGCAACAGGTATCCGGAGCGATCGGTACGGCTGTTGCGGTAAGTATACTGAGCGCAGGACAATCCCGCTTTTTGAGCGGAGTGGCGAACCCGGAAAGTCCAGAAAATCAACTGGCAGGTTTCACGTCAGGTGTACAGAATGCGTTTGTATTCGCATTAGTTCTGTCGATTATCGGTCTGATTACTTCACTCTTCGTGAAACGGGTCAAAGTAGGATCAACGCCGGGACAACAAGGTCCTATGCATTAA
- a CDS encoding alpha/beta fold hydrolase → MKKWRKRLVKFLIFDLAIVLLLLGTGVIYQQVGLRQDAKTLVPPGKLYEVHGDNMHLYTGGEGDVTVVLASGWGTANPYVDYYPLYEKLAPNTKFAVYDRFGYGYSDQTDKKRDVDTVAEELHELLQVSGQKPPYVLVGHSLGSLETIRFAQKYPDLVKGIVMIDGGSPEYYSNDDDSLADTIGGFANKFRIQTGLFRLSMQSDLVVETSNANRNELKLVPEDLKKLDTTALLHNYGNVNTLDELREIAANAKVVVDHKQTLPFPLTILTADYLGASEPEWDKSQLEFKSWSDDSKQVTIKDTDHYIHQYRPDLVADEILALVKK, encoded by the coding sequence ATGAAGAAATGGCGTAAAAGATTAGTTAAGTTTTTGATATTTGACCTGGCGATAGTTCTGTTGCTTCTGGGTACTGGCGTGATCTACCAACAAGTGGGTTTAAGGCAGGATGCCAAAACACTCGTCCCCCCTGGTAAGCTGTACGAAGTCCATGGAGACAATATGCATCTATATACTGGTGGAGAAGGCGATGTAACAGTCGTACTCGCCTCTGGCTGGGGAACCGCTAATCCCTATGTAGATTATTATCCATTATATGAAAAGCTTGCTCCAAACACAAAATTCGCTGTATATGACCGATTTGGCTATGGATATAGCGATCAGACCGATAAAAAACGTGATGTCGATACCGTAGCTGAAGAATTACACGAGTTGTTGCAGGTATCTGGACAGAAGCCACCTTATGTATTAGTTGGACATTCGCTCGGCTCGCTGGAAACCATCCGTTTCGCACAAAAATACCCGGATCTCGTCAAGGGTATCGTCATGATTGATGGCGGAAGCCCCGAATATTATTCGAATGACGATGACTCTTTGGCAGACACAATTGGTGGTTTTGCGAATAAATTCCGTATCCAAACCGGACTATTCCGCCTCTCCATGCAATCTGACTTGGTTGTCGAAACTTCCAATGCCAATCGTAATGAACTGAAACTTGTACCCGAAGATCTGAAAAAACTGGATACAACTGCGCTGTTGCACAACTATGGTAATGTTAATACGTTGGATGAATTACGTGAAATAGCTGCCAATGCCAAAGTGGTCGTAGATCACAAGCAAACCTTACCGTTTCCACTCACCATACTGACAGCTGACTACCTTGGTGCAAGTGAACCCGAATGGGATAAATCACAATTAGAATTCAAATCTTGGTCAGATGATTCAAAACAGGTAACCATTAAAGATACCGATCATTACATCCATCAATATCGCCCTGACCTCGTTGCGGATGAAATATTGGCCCTGGTGAAGAAGTAA
- a CDS encoding MBL fold metallo-hydrolase: protein MTKYENQLPTSAGMNFKSLISILRDSMRGNVERRPTGTMPMEICEPAESFSASDNPQVTWFGHSAFLLEIEGHRLLFDPMLGNRPSPVSWVGTKRYSTNLPIQPEDFPALDAIIISHDHYDHLDYNSIHRLKDKTKRFIVPLGVRRRLIQLGVPSEQITEHNWWEELSFKGLTFACTPARHFSGRGLFDRNSTLWCSWVIAGQHTKVFFSGDSGYGPHFKEIGSKYGPFDLTLMECGQYDERWSNIHMMPEETVQAHLDVGGKLLIPIHWAAFTLAYHAWNEPVERITKAAHALQVKIATPKIGEKVVLHTEDYPTHPWWRPELG from the coding sequence ATGACAAAATACGAAAATCAGCTCCCGACATCAGCCGGTATGAACTTCAAGTCCCTAATCAGTATATTGAGAGATTCCATGCGTGGCAATGTAGAACGGAGGCCAACTGGCACGATGCCCATGGAGATATGTGAACCTGCTGAATCATTCAGTGCATCCGATAATCCACAGGTTACATGGTTCGGACATTCGGCTTTTTTGCTTGAAATTGAAGGGCACAGGTTGCTCTTTGATCCGATGCTGGGCAATCGTCCATCCCCTGTATCCTGGGTGGGTACCAAACGTTACAGCACGAATCTACCGATACAACCGGAGGATTTCCCGGCTCTGGATGCAATCATTATATCGCATGACCATTATGATCATCTGGATTATAACTCCATCCACAGATTGAAGGATAAAACAAAGCGATTTATCGTACCGCTTGGGGTACGTCGACGGCTAATTCAACTGGGTGTGCCTTCGGAACAGATTACCGAGCATAACTGGTGGGAAGAGTTATCGTTCAAAGGTCTAACATTTGCTTGTACGCCAGCAAGACATTTTTCGGGCAGAGGATTATTCGACCGTAATTCTACCTTATGGTGTTCGTGGGTTATCGCTGGACAACATACGAAGGTGTTCTTTAGTGGCGATAGCGGATATGGTCCTCATTTTAAGGAGATTGGCAGTAAATATGGTCCATTTGACCTGACGTTGATGGAATGCGGGCAATATGACGAGCGGTGGTCCAACATTCACATGATGCCGGAAGAAACGGTGCAAGCACACTTGGATGTAGGGGGGAAGTTGCTTATCCCGATTCATTGGGCCGCATTTACGCTGGCCTATCATGCCTGGAATGAACCGGTTGAACGAATTACGAAGGCTGCACATGCCTTGCAAGTTAAGATTGCAACACCCAAAATCGGCGAGAAGGTTGTTCTTCATACGGAGGATTACCCTACACATCCATGGTGGAGACCGGAATTGGGATGA